One Actinomadura viridis genomic region harbors:
- a CDS encoding ATP-dependent helicase, with protein MSVDVLERFSPATRAWFTGAFAVPTPAQAGAWESISGGDDTLVVAPTGSGKTLAAFLWSLDRLAAEEAEAPDPRRRCRVLYVSPLKALAVDVERNLRAPLTGIRQAARRMGLPEPDVRVGIRSGDTPADERRRLATRPPDILITTPESLFLILTSQARESLRGVETVIVDEVHAVAGTKRGAHLALSLERLDALLERPAQRVGLSATVRPVEEIAAFLGGTRPARAVQPPSDKVFDLDIVVPVEDMGDMARFVDDSGTADPRQRSIWPHVEDRLLDLIEGHRSTLVFANSRRLAERLCGRLNELAYERAAGPLPEAGAPAETMAQAGAAKGAPAEIARAHHGSVSKEERAGIEDSLKQGRLPAVVATSSLELGIDMGAVDLVVQVESPPSVASGLQRVGRAGHQVGAVSKGVIFPKYRGDLVQTAVVAERMRAGRIEEMRYPRNPLDVLAQQIVAMVAMDEWTVDELESVVKRAAPYATLPRSALEATLDMLAGRYPSDEFGELRPRLVWDRVAGVLRDRPGAQRLAVTSGGTIPDRGLFGVFLVGETASARGTTPGSPGGSRVGELDEEMVYESRVGDVFVLGASSWRIEDITPDRVLVSPAPGQPGKLPFWHGDALGRPAELGRALGAFTRELVGFPDGEARARVAAAGLDERAAANLVSYLAEQREATGHVPDDRTLVVERFRDELGDWRMVVHSPLGARLHAPWALAIAGRLRERYGVDAQAMHADDGIVIRIPDMDEPPSLELAVFDPDDIERIVVDELGGSALFAARFRECAARSLLLPRRRPDKRVPLWQQRQRAAQLLAVASRYPSFPIVLETMRECLQDVFDVPGLVGLMRDLSGRKVRLVEVETPEPSPYARSLLFHYVGAFMYEGDSPLAERRAQALALDSALLSELLGQADLRELLDPEVVADTERELQRLSEDRRAHGLEGVADLLRGLGPLTTAEIAERTAAPGTAARAGDGEGAASWPAELETARRAVRVRIGGREHWAAIEDAGRLRDALGVPLPVGVPEAFLEPVDDPLGDLVSRYARTHGPFRASAAAARFGLGPAVVVETLRRLSAAGRVVEGEFLPVEAVSGPLTSEWCDTGVLRTLRRRSLARLRAEVEPSPPEALGRFLPVWHGITGGSRLRGVDALVQAVEQLQGAAVPASALETLVLPSRVPGYSPAMLDELTSAGEVVWAGQGGLPGGDGWVSLYLAETAPLLMPEPAEITLTPVHRAVLDALAGGGALFFRTLSDRVNTGLRAGSGGDRAATDIVTDQDLVAAVWDLVWAGRLTNDTLAPLRAALGSGRPTHRSRTTRRGRPVLPSRTGPPTVAGRWWPLPERETEATLRSHALAEALLDRHGIVIRGAVAAEHAPGGFAAVYPVLRAFEESGRCRRGYFVEGLGAAQFASAGAVDRLRALRAPAASPPDPWETSPARDGDRRALVLAAADPANPYGAALPWPVRGDEVAGGHKPGRKAGALVVLVDGSLVLYVERGGRTLLTWDDAAEALQPAVDALALAVREGALGRLTVERADGEDITGSPLASALEAAGFHPTPRGLRLRA; from the coding sequence ATGAGCGTTGACGTGCTCGAACGCTTCTCCCCCGCCACGCGGGCGTGGTTCACCGGGGCGTTCGCCGTGCCCACCCCCGCGCAGGCGGGGGCGTGGGAGTCCATCTCCGGTGGGGACGACACGCTGGTCGTCGCCCCCACCGGGTCCGGCAAGACGCTGGCGGCGTTCCTGTGGTCGCTGGACCGGCTGGCCGCGGAGGAGGCGGAGGCGCCCGATCCCCGGCGGCGCTGCCGGGTCCTGTACGTCTCGCCGCTCAAGGCGCTGGCCGTCGACGTCGAGCGCAACCTGCGGGCGCCGCTCACCGGGATCCGCCAGGCCGCGCGGAGGATGGGGCTGCCCGAGCCGGACGTCCGCGTCGGGATCCGGTCCGGTGACACCCCCGCCGACGAGCGCCGCCGGCTGGCGACCCGGCCGCCCGACATCCTGATCACCACGCCGGAGTCGCTGTTCCTGATCCTCACCTCCCAGGCGCGCGAGTCGCTGCGGGGCGTGGAGACGGTGATCGTGGACGAGGTGCATGCCGTGGCGGGCACCAAGCGGGGCGCTCACCTGGCGCTCTCCCTGGAGAGGCTGGACGCGCTGCTGGAACGGCCCGCGCAGCGGGTGGGCCTGTCGGCGACCGTGCGGCCGGTGGAGGAGATCGCGGCGTTCCTCGGCGGCACCCGCCCGGCCCGGGCCGTGCAGCCGCCCTCGGACAAGGTCTTCGATCTCGACATCGTCGTCCCGGTCGAGGACATGGGCGACATGGCGCGGTTCGTGGACGACTCGGGGACGGCCGACCCGCGGCAGCGCAGCATCTGGCCGCATGTCGAGGACCGGCTGCTCGACCTCATCGAGGGGCACCGTTCGACGCTGGTCTTCGCCAATTCGCGCCGGCTGGCCGAGCGGCTGTGCGGGCGCCTGAACGAGCTGGCGTACGAGCGCGCCGCCGGTCCCCTGCCCGAGGCGGGCGCGCCGGCCGAGACGATGGCGCAGGCGGGTGCGGCCAAGGGGGCTCCCGCCGAGATCGCGCGGGCGCACCACGGCTCGGTCTCCAAGGAGGAGCGGGCCGGGATCGAGGACTCGCTCAAGCAGGGCCGCCTCCCGGCGGTCGTGGCCACCTCCAGCCTGGAGCTGGGCATCGACATGGGCGCGGTGGACCTTGTGGTGCAGGTGGAGTCGCCTCCGTCGGTGGCCAGCGGCCTGCAGCGGGTGGGCCGGGCGGGCCACCAGGTCGGGGCGGTGTCCAAGGGCGTCATCTTCCCCAAGTACCGCGGCGACCTCGTCCAGACGGCCGTGGTGGCCGAGCGGATGCGCGCCGGGCGGATCGAGGAGATGCGCTACCCGCGCAACCCGCTCGACGTGCTGGCGCAGCAGATCGTGGCGATGGTCGCGATGGACGAGTGGACGGTGGACGAGCTGGAGTCGGTGGTCAAGCGGGCCGCCCCGTACGCCACGCTGCCCCGTTCGGCGCTGGAGGCGACGCTGGACATGCTCGCCGGGCGCTATCCGAGCGACGAGTTCGGCGAGCTGCGTCCCCGCCTGGTCTGGGACCGGGTGGCGGGGGTGCTGCGCGACCGCCCCGGCGCCCAGCGGCTGGCGGTGACCAGCGGCGGCACGATCCCCGACCGGGGCCTGTTCGGCGTCTTCCTCGTGGGTGAGACAGCGTCGGCCCGGGGGACGACCCCCGGATCCCCCGGCGGCTCCCGGGTGGGCGAGCTGGACGAGGAGATGGTCTACGAGTCGCGGGTGGGGGACGTGTTCGTGCTGGGTGCGAGCTCGTGGCGGATCGAGGACATCACGCCGGACCGGGTGCTGGTGTCCCCGGCGCCCGGGCAGCCGGGCAAGCTGCCGTTCTGGCACGGCGACGCCCTGGGCCGGCCGGCCGAGCTGGGGCGGGCGCTGGGCGCGTTCACCCGGGAGCTGGTGGGGTTCCCGGACGGCGAGGCCCGCGCGCGCGTCGCCGCCGCCGGCCTGGACGAGCGGGCCGCCGCCAACCTGGTCTCCTATCTCGCCGAGCAGCGCGAGGCCACCGGGCATGTCCCCGACGACCGGACCCTCGTCGTCGAGCGGTTCCGCGACGAGCTGGGCGACTGGCGGATGGTGGTGCACTCGCCTCTCGGGGCCCGGCTGCACGCCCCCTGGGCCCTGGCCATCGCGGGCCGGCTCCGCGAGCGGTACGGGGTGGACGCGCAGGCGATGCACGCCGACGACGGCATCGTCATCCGGATCCCCGACATGGACGAGCCGCCCAGCCTGGAGCTGGCCGTCTTCGACCCCGACGACATCGAACGGATCGTGGTGGACGAGCTGGGCGGGTCGGCGCTGTTCGCGGCCCGTTTCCGGGAGTGCGCGGCCCGCTCGCTCCTGCTGCCGCGGCGCCGTCCCGACAAGCGGGTGCCGCTCTGGCAGCAGCGGCAGCGGGCGGCTCAGCTGCTGGCGGTGGCGAGCAGATACCCCTCGTTCCCGATCGTCCTGGAGACGATGCGCGAGTGCCTCCAGGACGTGTTCGACGTCCCGGGGCTGGTGGGGCTGATGCGCGACCTGTCCGGCCGTAAGGTGCGGCTGGTCGAGGTGGAGACTCCCGAGCCCTCCCCGTACGCGCGTTCGCTCCTGTTCCACTACGTGGGCGCGTTCATGTACGAGGGCGACTCGCCTCTCGCCGAGCGCCGCGCCCAGGCGCTCGCCCTGGATTCGGCGCTCCTGTCGGAGTTGCTGGGCCAGGCCGACCTGCGCGAGCTGCTCGATCCCGAGGTGGTCGCCGACACCGAACGCGAGCTGCAGCGGCTGAGCGAGGACCGCCGCGCGCACGGGCTGGAGGGCGTGGCCGACCTTCTGCGCGGGCTGGGCCCCCTGACCACGGCCGAGATCGCCGAGCGCACGGCCGCGCCGGGCACCGCCGCGCGGGCGGGGGACGGCGAGGGGGCGGCGTCCTGGCCAGCGGAGCTGGAGACGGCGCGGCGTGCCGTGCGCGTGCGGATCGGGGGCCGTGAGCACTGGGCGGCGATCGAGGACGCCGGGCGCCTCAGGGACGCGCTGGGGGTGCCGTTGCCCGTGGGCGTTCCCGAGGCTTTCCTGGAGCCGGTCGACGATCCCCTGGGCGACCTCGTCTCCCGGTACGCCCGTACGCACGGCCCGTTCCGGGCGAGTGCCGCCGCCGCGCGCTTCGGGCTGGGCCCGGCCGTGGTGGTGGAGACCCTGCGGCGGCTGTCGGCCGCGGGACGCGTGGTGGAGGGCGAGTTCCTTCCCGTCGAGGCGGTCTCGGGCCCGTTGACGAGCGAATGGTGCGACACGGGGGTGCTGCGGACGCTGCGGCGCCGTTCGCTCGCCCGGCTGCGCGCCGAGGTGGAGCCGTCGCCGCCCGAGGCGCTGGGCCGTTTCCTGCCGGTGTGGCACGGGATCACGGGGGGTTCGCGGCTGCGCGGCGTCGACGCCCTCGTGCAGGCCGTCGAGCAGTTGCAGGGGGCGGCCGTGCCCGCGTCCGCGCTGGAGACCCTCGTCCTGCCGTCCCGCGTCCCGGGCTACTCCCCCGCGATGCTCGACGAGCTCACCTCCGCCGGTGAGGTGGTCTGGGCCGGGCAGGGCGGGCTTCCGGGCGGTGACGGCTGGGTGTCCCTCTACCTGGCGGAGACGGCGCCGCTGCTCATGCCGGAGCCGGCCGAGATCACCCTGACGCCGGTGCACCGGGCGGTGCTGGACGCTCTCGCGGGAGGCGGGGCGCTGTTCTTCCGCACGCTCTCCGACCGGGTCAACACGGGGCTGCGGGCCGGTTCCGGCGGTGACCGCGCCGCCACGGACATCGTCACCGACCAGGATCTGGTCGCCGCGGTGTGGGACCTGGTCTGGGCGGGCCGCCTCACCAACGACACGCTGGCACCGCTGCGCGCGGCCCTGGGTTCGGGGCGGCCCACGCACCGGTCCCGGACGACCCGGCGCGGCCGGCCCGTCCTCCCGTCCCGGACGGGCCCGCCCACGGTGGCCGGGCGGTGGTGGCCGCTGCCCGAACGCGAGACCGAGGCGACCCTGCGGTCGCACGCCCTGGCCGAGGCCCTGCTCGACCGCCACGGCATCGTCATCCGGGGCGCGGTGGCGGCCGAGCACGCCCCCGGCGGGTTCGCGGCCGTGTACCCGGTCCTGCGGGCCTTCGAGGAGAGCGGGCGCTGCCGGCGCGGGTACTTCGTCGAGGGCCTGGGCGCGGCGCAGTTCGCGTCGGCCGGCGCGGTCGACCGCCTGCGCGCCCTGCGCGCCCCGGCGGCCTCCCCGCCGGATCCCTGGGAGACGTCGCCGGCGCGGGACGGTGACCGCCGCGCGCTGGTCCTCGCCGCCGCCGATCCCGCGAACCCGTACGGCGCCGCCCTGCCGTGGCCGGTCCGCGGCGACGAGGTGGCCGGCGGCCACAAGCCGGGGCGCAAGGCCGGGGCCCTGGTCGTGCTCGTGGACGGGAGCCTGGTGCTCTACGTCGAACGGGGCGGGCGGACCCTGCTGACGTGGGACGATGCCGCGGAGGCGCTGCAACCGGCCGTGGACGCGCTCGCCCTGGCCGTACGGGAGGGCGCGCTGGGCCGCCTGACGGTCGAGCGCGCCGACGGTGAGGACATCACCGGGTCGCCTCTGGCGTCCGCTCTGGAGGCCGCGGGTTTCCACCCGACGCCCCGGGGTCTGCGGCTGCGGGCCTGA
- a CDS encoding DUF3046 domain-containing protein: protein MRLTEFWERMNQQFGEGYAESVAKDHVMAELGGRTIERALADGEPAKKVWQAVVATFDVPQRLR, encoded by the coding sequence GTGCGGCTCACGGAGTTCTGGGAACGGATGAACCAGCAGTTCGGCGAAGGCTACGCGGAGAGCGTCGCCAAGGACCACGTCATGGCCGAGCTCGGGGGCCGGACCATCGAGCGGGCCCTCGCCGACGGAGAGCCCGCCAAGAAGGTGTGGCAGGCGGTCGTCGCCACCTTCGACGTGCCCCAGCGCCTCCGCTGA
- a CDS encoding glutathionylspermidine synthase family protein — MRRARSAPREDWASKVEGHGLAFHRTAHPAHLPRPYWDESVHYVFEMDEVLALEEVVEELHRMCLEVVEHVVTTGRYHVLGIPDWVAPLIEESWRRGDPHLYGRFDLCYGGTGPAKLLEYNADTPTALVESAVVQWFWLQEAFPGDDQWNSIHERLVDRWKEIGAGLGDDGPAHFAWTHGDETGEEVMTIAYMQETAEEAGLPGVAIAMEDIGWDPGRRRFVDLKEQEIRTLCKLYPWEWIVNEPFGRNIPGTPTKWIEPIWKMVLSNKALLVLLWELFPGHPNLLPTYLNTPSDLTSYVQKPLLGREGASMRIVTPDGSEQRTQGDYGREGFVFQEFCALPDFDGEHPVLGAWVVHDESAGLGIRETSGLITDDTSSFVPHRIPV; from the coding sequence GTGCGGCGAGCGCGTTCGGCCCCGCGTGAGGACTGGGCCTCGAAGGTCGAGGGGCACGGGCTGGCGTTCCACAGGACCGCCCATCCGGCGCACCTCCCCCGCCCCTACTGGGACGAGTCGGTGCACTACGTCTTCGAGATGGACGAGGTCCTGGCGCTGGAAGAGGTCGTCGAGGAGCTCCACCGGATGTGCCTGGAGGTGGTCGAGCACGTCGTGACCACCGGGCGCTATCACGTGCTGGGCATCCCGGACTGGGTGGCGCCCCTCATCGAGGAGTCGTGGCGGCGCGGCGACCCGCACCTGTACGGGCGGTTCGACCTGTGCTACGGCGGGACGGGCCCGGCCAAGCTGCTGGAGTACAACGCCGACACCCCGACGGCGCTGGTGGAGAGCGCGGTCGTCCAGTGGTTCTGGCTGCAGGAGGCGTTCCCGGGGGACGACCAGTGGAACTCCATCCACGAGCGGCTGGTCGACCGCTGGAAGGAGATCGGCGCGGGGCTGGGCGACGACGGGCCCGCGCACTTCGCCTGGACTCACGGCGACGAGACCGGCGAAGAGGTCATGACGATCGCCTACATGCAGGAGACCGCCGAGGAGGCGGGCCTGCCCGGTGTGGCGATCGCCATGGAGGACATCGGCTGGGACCCCGGGCGCCGGCGTTTCGTGGACCTCAAGGAGCAGGAGATCCGCACGCTGTGCAAGCTCTACCCGTGGGAGTGGATCGTCAACGAGCCGTTCGGCCGTAACATCCCCGGGACGCCGACGAAGTGGATCGAGCCCATCTGGAAGATGGTGCTCTCCAACAAGGCGTTGCTGGTGCTGCTGTGGGAGCTGTTCCCCGGGCACCCCAACCTGCTCCCCACGTACCTCAACACCCCGTCCGACCTCACCTCCTACGTGCAGAAGCCGCTGCTGGGGCGGGAGGGGGCGAGCATGCGCATCGTCACCCCGGACGGCAGCGAGCAGCGCACCCAGGGCGACTACGGCAGGGAGGGTTTCGTCTTCCAGGAGTTCTGCGCCCTGCCCGATTTCGACGGGGAGCACCCGGTGCTGGGGGCATGGGTCGTCCATGACGAGTCGGCGGGTCTCGGCATACGTGAGACCTCCGGGCTCATCACCGACGACACCTCCTCCTTCGTCCCGCACCGAATCCCTGTGTAA
- a CDS encoding TetR/AcrR family transcriptional regulator — protein sequence MPATAGERPLTPAGRRVLEVASALFYERGIGQVGMELIAAEAGVTKKTVYDRFGSKEALVLAYLRARDERWRAFLDERLAAAPSPRERVLATFDALGEWLRAESARGCSMVNAVAEVPAPDHPVHRVAAEQKSWLRGLYADLIVQAGHGDAGGLADRLALLHEGAVVMFSVGAMADAPEIARDTAAALLP from the coding sequence ATGCCCGCCACGGCCGGAGAACGACCCCTCACACCCGCCGGGCGCCGGGTACTGGAGGTCGCGAGCGCGCTCTTCTACGAACGGGGCATCGGGCAGGTCGGCATGGAGCTCATCGCCGCCGAGGCGGGGGTCACCAAGAAGACGGTGTACGACCGGTTCGGCTCCAAGGAGGCCCTGGTCCTGGCCTATCTGCGCGCCCGCGACGAACGCTGGCGGGCCTTCCTGGACGAGCGCCTGGCCGCGGCGCCCTCACCCCGCGAACGCGTCCTGGCCACGTTCGACGCCCTCGGCGAATGGCTGCGGGCCGAGAGCGCCCGGGGGTGCTCGATGGTGAACGCCGTCGCCGAGGTGCCCGCCCCGGACCATCCCGTCCACCGGGTGGCCGCCGAACAGAAGTCCTGGCTGCGCGGCCTCTACGCGGACCTGATCGTCCAGGCCGGTCACGGGGACGCCGGGGGGCTCGCCGACCGGCTGGCGCTCCTCCACGAGGGCGCGGTGGTCATGTTCAGCGTCGGCGCCATGGCGGACGCCCCCGAGATCGCCCGGGACACCGCCGCCGCCCTCCTGCCCTAG
- a CDS encoding DUF350 domain-containing protein — protein MRTLANDESLGQILLDGTGALLAYAAVGLVLFVVGFYMTDLATPGRLITVIREHRNPNATLLASASTVGVGLIVAVSIFAAGGDLLEGLTRTLVFGGVGIVAMTIATLIFDRLVGISIKELADDAEDRLEPAAVLLAVANLMIGFVTAVAVY, from the coding sequence ATGAGAACGCTGGCGAACGACGAGAGCCTCGGCCAGATCCTGCTGGACGGCACGGGGGCGCTGCTCGCCTACGCCGCGGTCGGCCTGGTGCTGTTCGTGGTCGGCTTCTATATGACCGATCTGGCCACGCCCGGCCGGCTGATCACGGTCATCCGCGAGCACCGCAACCCCAACGCCACGCTGCTCGCCTCGGCCTCGACGGTCGGCGTGGGCCTGATCGTGGCGGTCTCGATCTTCGCGGCGGGCGGGGACCTGCTGGAGGGGCTGACCCGGACGCTGGTGTTCGGCGGGGTCGGCATCGTCGCGATGACCATCGCCACGCTGATCTTCGACCGGCTGGTGGGGATCAGCATCAAGGAGCTGGCCGACGACGCCGAGGACCGGCTGGAGCCCGCCGCGGTCCTGCTGGCGGTGGCCAACCTGATGATCGGTTTCGTCACCGCCGTCGCGGTGTACTGA
- a CDS encoding DMT family transporter: MVMWSSGFIGAELGSRAAPASTLLAWRFLPAAVLLAAWLLWRRSRIPLRDLGLHAVIGLLGQCGYLYGVFAAAEQGVPAGTSALLCALQPIVAVALAVPLLGDPLTRKQVAGLGLGLAGVGLVVSGDLAARPGVPAWAYALPAGAMLALVAATLTERRTRPSAGVVEALAIQAIVSAACFTALAAATGELAAPADPRFWTAIVLLIVLAMFGGYGLYWINLARGGVARVSGLLYLTPPATLVWAWLMFGGALPAPSLAGMAVCALAVPLVRAGRAPGRVRPAAADPGASGGNPRPPERTPEATR; the protein is encoded by the coding sequence GTGGTGATGTGGAGCTCCGGGTTCATCGGCGCCGAACTCGGCTCCCGCGCCGCTCCGGCCTCGACGCTGCTGGCCTGGCGGTTCCTCCCCGCCGCCGTCCTGCTGGCGGCCTGGCTGCTGTGGCGCCGGAGCCGGATCCCCCTGCGCGACCTCGGGCTCCACGCCGTGATCGGCCTGCTCGGGCAGTGCGGCTACCTGTACGGGGTGTTCGCCGCCGCCGAGCAGGGCGTCCCCGCGGGCACCAGCGCACTGCTCTGCGCCCTCCAGCCCATCGTCGCGGTCGCCCTCGCCGTCCCGCTGCTCGGCGACCCCCTCACCCGCAAGCAGGTCGCGGGCCTGGGCCTCGGCCTGGCGGGGGTCGGCCTGGTGGTGAGCGGCGACCTGGCCGCCCGGCCCGGCGTCCCCGCCTGGGCGTACGCACTCCCGGCCGGCGCCATGCTCGCCCTGGTCGCCGCCACCCTGACGGAACGCCGCACCCGCCCCTCGGCGGGCGTCGTCGAGGCCCTGGCGATCCAGGCCATCGTCAGCGCGGCCTGCTTCACCGCGCTCGCCGCGGCCACCGGCGAGCTGGCGGCGCCTGCCGACCCGCGCTTCTGGACGGCGATCGTCCTGCTGATCGTCCTGGCCATGTTCGGCGGGTACGGGCTGTACTGGATCAACCTCGCCCGCGGCGGGGTCGCCCGGGTCTCGGGGCTGCTCTACCTCACCCCTCCCGCCACCCTGGTCTGGGCCTGGCTGATGTTCGGCGGCGCCCTCCCGGCGCCGTCCCTGGCCGGCATGGCCGTCTGCGCCCTGGCCGTCCCCCTGGTGCGGGCGGGCCGGGCACCCGGACGGGTCAGGCCCGCAGCCGCAGACCCCGGGGCGTCGGGTGGAAACCCGCGGCCTCCAGAGCGGACGCCAGAGGCGACCCGGTGA
- the secA2 gene encoding accessory Sec system translocase SecA2: MALRDRLRRVLQRPGSVDLAPYEAVVAAAGEREPRVRELPDAELAGAARAAAGDLAGLCAVGREAARRALGERPYDVQLLGTLALLSGHIAEMATGEGKTLAGALAAAGYAVRGERVHVLSVNDYLARRDAEWMGPFYALMGVTAGWVGQRSAPAERRAAYAADITYASVSEAGFDLLRDRLATDPAALLLPEPGVVLIDEADSVLVDEAMVPLVLAGETEAGPATAAGPGTGARGYAELVRRLRPGVHYTTDDEARNVQLTPAGAREVERSLGGVDLYAPAHLDTLTAVNVALHAEALLHRDVDYIVRDGAVRLVSASRGRVALLQRWPDGLQAAVEAKEELESSPSGEILDSITVQELVGRYPVRCGMTGTALGVAGQLREFHGLEIAVVPPHRPRVRVDEPDRLYATAVDKEVAILEEVAAAHAAGRPVLIGTLDVAASERLSRRLDRAGLDHVVLNAKNDAEEAAIIARAGERGAVTVSTQMAGRGTDIRLGAGVTEGLLVIGTARHHSGRLDDQLRGRAGRQGDPGGSVFFTSLEDDLVTRYAPEERSTAPADERGRVGSKGAHWIVGHAQRVAEGVDLEIHRNTWRYHQLIGLQRGEFLDERDRVLRGDRADRLMAGRHPSHHAALVGAAGAEAVAEAARQVLLLHMDRCWADHLGFLADLREGIHLRSLGRGLDPLTEFHREAVPAGKRLLDRSRDRAAEAFAALTATEEGVDLAALEAKRPSSTWTYVVHDNPFGSLDERAFRGLVRLVWGRR, from the coding sequence ATGGCTCTGCGTGACCGCCTTCGGCGGGTGCTGCAGCGCCCGGGAAGCGTGGACCTGGCGCCCTACGAGGCGGTGGTCGCCGCCGCGGGGGAACGGGAGCCGCGCGTCCGGGAGCTTCCCGACGCGGAGCTGGCCGGGGCTGCCCGCGCCGCGGCCGGCGACCTCGCCGGGCTGTGCGCGGTGGGCCGGGAGGCGGCGCGCCGGGCCCTGGGCGAGCGCCCCTACGACGTCCAGCTCCTCGGCACGCTCGCCCTGCTGTCGGGGCACATCGCCGAGATGGCGACCGGGGAGGGCAAGACGCTGGCCGGGGCGCTCGCCGCCGCCGGGTACGCGGTGCGCGGCGAGCGGGTGCACGTCCTGTCCGTCAACGACTACCTGGCCCGCCGTGACGCCGAATGGATGGGCCCGTTCTACGCGTTGATGGGCGTCACCGCGGGATGGGTCGGGCAGCGCTCGGCCCCCGCGGAACGCCGCGCCGCCTACGCCGCCGACATCACCTACGCGTCCGTCAGCGAGGCCGGGTTCGACCTGCTGCGCGACCGGCTCGCCACCGACCCGGCGGCCCTGCTGCTGCCCGAGCCCGGCGTCGTCCTGATCGACGAGGCCGACTCGGTGCTCGTGGACGAGGCCATGGTGCCGCTGGTGCTGGCCGGGGAGACCGAGGCCGGGCCCGCCACGGCGGCCGGGCCGGGGACGGGCGCCCGCGGCTACGCCGAGCTCGTCCGGCGCCTGCGCCCGGGCGTCCACTACACGACCGACGACGAGGCGCGCAACGTCCAGCTCACCCCCGCGGGCGCCCGCGAGGTGGAACGGTCACTGGGCGGCGTCGACCTCTACGCGCCCGCCCACCTGGACACCCTCACCGCCGTGAACGTGGCGCTGCACGCCGAGGCCCTCCTGCACCGCGACGTCGACTACATCGTCCGGGACGGGGCGGTGCGGCTGGTCAGCGCGTCCCGCGGCCGGGTGGCCCTCCTCCAGCGCTGGCCCGACGGGCTGCAGGCCGCCGTGGAGGCCAAGGAGGAGCTGGAGTCCTCCCCGAGCGGGGAGATCCTCGACTCGATCACCGTCCAGGAACTGGTCGGGCGCTACCCCGTCCGGTGCGGGATGACCGGGACGGCGCTGGGCGTGGCGGGGCAGCTGCGCGAGTTCCACGGGCTGGAGATCGCGGTCGTCCCGCCCCACCGGCCGCGGGTGCGGGTGGACGAACCGGACCGGCTCTACGCGACCGCCGTGGACAAGGAGGTGGCGATCCTCGAGGAGGTCGCCGCCGCGCACGCCGCCGGCCGCCCGGTCCTGATCGGCACCCTGGACGTCGCCGCCTCCGAGCGCCTGTCCCGGCGGCTGGACCGCGCCGGGCTGGACCACGTCGTCCTCAACGCCAAGAACGACGCGGAGGAGGCGGCGATCATCGCCCGCGCGGGCGAGCGGGGCGCCGTCACCGTCTCCACCCAGATGGCCGGGCGCGGCACCGACATCCGCCTCGGCGCGGGCGTCACCGAGGGCCTGCTGGTGATCGGCACCGCCCGCCACCACAGCGGCCGGCTGGACGACCAGCTGCGCGGCCGGGCCGGGCGCCAGGGCGACCCCGGCGGCTCGGTGTTCTTCACCAGCCTGGAGGACGACCTGGTGACCCGGTACGCGCCGGAGGAGCGGTCCACCGCGCCGGCCGACGAGCGGGGCCGCGTCGGGAGCAAGGGCGCGCACTGGATCGTCGGCCACGCCCAGCGCGTCGCCGAGGGCGTCGACCTGGAGATCCACCGCAACACGTGGCGGTACCACCAGCTCATCGGCCTGCAGCGCGGGGAGTTCCTCGACGAGCGCGACCGGGTGCTGCGCGGAGACCGGGCCGACCGGCTGATGGCCGGGCGGCACCCGTCCCACCACGCCGCGCTGGTGGGGGCCGCGGGCGCGGAGGCGGTGGCCGAGGCCGCCCGCCAGGTGCTCCTGCTGCACATGGACCGCTGCTGGGCCGACCATCTGGGCTTCCTGGCCGACCTGCGGGAGGGGATCCACCTGCGCTCGCTCGGCCGGGGGCTGGACCCGCTCACCGAGTTCCACCGCGAGGCGGTGCCCGCCGGCAAGAGGCTCCTCGACCGCTCGCGGGACCGGGCCGCCGAGGCCTTCGCCGCCCTCACCGCCACGGAGGAGGGCGTGGACCTGGCCGCGCTGGAGGCGAAGCGCCCCTCGTCCACCTGGACCTACGTCGTGCACGACAACCCGTTCGGCTCGCTGGACGAGCGCGCGTTCCGGGGGCTGGTCCGCCTGGTATGGGGCCGCCGCTAG